From Scatophagus argus isolate fScaArg1 chromosome 2, fScaArg1.pri, whole genome shotgun sequence, a single genomic window includes:
- the LOC124066522 gene encoding perforin-1-like: MAKLWHLMLLCWAWSPLCLPATVSFIGTPQECQKAHFVPGYNLGGEGFDIVTMQRKGAYIIDTETWKLGSNGSCRLYKNSYMNDEQQKVPVAVVDWRVLPKCSLKVSGLLYDSVETLVNDSTSSVSNDWKIDLDIPVRPSVSVGVGFGGSHSKESIFGMQKSKQDRYTFSRHSVHCTFYNYRVATKPPLSHEFESAVNSLPSYSCKTAQLYRSMIDTYGTHYITRVSLGGEMKAITSIKTCQATMNGLSATEVSDCLSVEASVSFSRSASINAMYKHCQEKKKKLGSNSSFSSTFNERNTEIIGGNINGADILFEGQSDPSIYTSWVNSLKTSPDVVQYNIKPLHTILPSGHRASAGLKKEVGEYIKKNAVLKKCSESCTIGQRSSRRDPCACVCNSNQNIKSNCCPAGKGLATLRVFNLYANKLYGDKWTQTDGSVEVRYGDQIKRTAIIADDDNPRWSETFQFGQITISMKDKLTFSVYDEDSYWDSDLLGKCTFDLRRGNVEDSCMLDHGTFFFSYEVKCAPSLGGDQCQEYIPTPMSPSLAKVFHTRNGVLLGQRNSVPCKSISQDVVSY, encoded by the exons ATGGCAAAGCTGTGGCACCTCATGCTCCTGTGCTGGGCCTGGAGTCCTCTGTGTCTGCCGGCCACTGTGAGCTTCATTGGTACACCACAGGAGTGTCAAAAGGCTCACTTTGTCCCTGGTTACAATCTGGGTGGAGAAGGCTTCGACATTGTCACGATGCAGCGAAAAGGTGCCTATATCATTGACACTGAAACATGGAAACTTGGAAGCAATGGCTCTTGCAGGCTGTACAAAAACAGCTACATGAATGATGAGCAACAGAAGGTCCCAGTTGCTGTGGTGGACTGGAGAGTCCTCCCGAAGTGCAGTTTAAAGGTCTCCGGTCTACTGTATGATTCAGTCGAAACTCTTGTCAATGATTCCACATCATCTGTGTCCAATGATTGGAAAATCGACCTCGATATCCCTGTACGTCCGTCTGTCTCTGTTGGGGTGGGATTTGGAGGTTCCCACTCCAAAGAGTCTATCTTCGGCATGCAAAAATCGAAACAAGATCGCTACACCTTCTCTCGCCATTCTGTCCACTGTACATTCTACAA TTACAGAGTGGCAACAAAACCTCCACTGAGTCACGAGTTTGAATCAGCTGTGAACTCCCTTCCTTCATATTCATGTAAGACTGCACAATTGTATCGCAGTATGATCGACACATATGGCACACATTACATCACAAGGGTGTCTCTTGGAGGGGAAATGAAGGCAATCACTTCAATCAAGACCTGTCAGGCAACCATGAATGGCCTGTCAGCAACAGAAGTCAGTGATTGTTTGTCAGTCGAGGCCTCAGTTAGCTTTTCACGTTCTGCCAGCATTAATGCCATGTACAAACACTGtcaggaaaagaagaagaagttagGCTCAAACAGCAGTTTTAGCAGCACGTTTAATGAGCGTAACACAGAGATCATTGGTGGAAATATCAATGGTGCTGATATCCTCTTTGAAGGACAATCAGACCCCTCCATCTATACAAGCTGGGTCAACTCACTGAAAACCTCACCTGATGTTGTCCAATACAACATCAAGCCCCTGCACACCATACTGCCAAGTGGTCATCGTGCCAGTGCCGGACTGAagaaggaggtgggggagtacATCAAGAAAAATGCAGTGCTGAAAAAATGCTCAGAAAGCTGTACGATTGGGCAAAGATCCAGCAGAAGGGATccttgtgcttgtgtttgcaaCAGTAATCAGAATATCAAGTCTAACTGCTGTCCTGCTGGTAAAGGTCTCGCAACATTAAGAGTCTTCAATCTTTATGCAAACAAGCTTTATGGTGATAAGTGGACTCAGACAGATGGTTCAGTTGAGGTTAGATATGGTGACCAGATAAAGCGCACTGCCATTATAGCAGACGATGACAATCCAAGATGGTcagagacatttcagtttggacaAATAACCATCAGCATGAAAGACAAACTTACATTCAGTGTTTATGATGAGGATAGCTACTGGGACAGTGATCTGCTTGGCAAGTGTACATTTGATCTGCGTAGAGGGAATGTGGAAGACAGTTGTATGTTGGACCACGgtaccttcttcttctcctatGAAGTGAAGTGTGCGCCAAGTCTTGGTGGTGACCAGTGTCAAGAGTACATACCAACCCCCATGAGCCCCTCTCTGGCCAAGGTCTTCCACACCAGAAATGGGGTCCTTCTTGGGCAGAGAAACAGTGTGCCATGTAAATCAATCAGTCAGGATGTGGTCAGCTACTGA
- the LOC124066530 gene encoding perforin-1-like, with amino-acid sequence MAKLWHLMLLCWAWSPLCLPATVSFIGTPQECQKAHFVPGYNLGGEGFDIVTMERKGAYIIDTETWKLGSNGSCRLYRNSYMNNKQQKVPVAVVDWRVLPKCSLKVSGLLYDSVETLVNDSTSSVSNDWKVGLDIPVRPSVSAEVGYGGSHSKESTFGMQKSKQDRYTFSRHSVRCTFYSYRVATKPPLSHDFESAVNSLPSYSCKTAQLYRSMIDTYGTHYITRVSLGGEMKAITSIKTCQATMNGLSATEVSDCLSVEASVSFAGSPSIKAMYKRCQAKKKKMLGSNRSFSSTFNERNTEIIGGNINGADILFEGQSDPSIYKNWVNSLKTSPDVVQYNIKPLHTVLPGGHRASAGLKKEVEKYIKKNAVLKKCSESCTIGQRSSRRDPCACVCNSNQNIKSNCCPAGKGLATLRVFKLYAKGLYGDKFSQTDGSVEVRYGNQIKRTAIIADNDNPRWSETFQFGQITISMKDKLTFTVYDEDTYWDSDLLGKCTFNLRRGKVTDSCMLDHGTFFFSYEVKCAPSLGGKQCQEYIPTPMSPSLAKVFHTRNGVLLGETNEQCDEPVSQSG; translated from the exons ATGGCAAAGCTGTGGCACCTCATGCTCCTGTGCTGGGCCTGGAGTCCTCTGTGTCTGCCGGCCACTGTGAGCTTCATTGGTACACCACAGGAGTGTCAAAAGGCTCACTTTGTCCCTGGTTACAATCTTGGTGGAGAAGGCTTCGACATCGTCACAATGGAGAGGAAAGGTGCCTATATCATTGACACTGAAACATGGAAACTTGGAAGCAATGGCTCTTGCAGGCTGTACAGAAACAGCTACATGAATAACAAGCAACAGAAGGTCCCAGTTGCTGTGGTGGACTGGAGAGTCCTCCCGAAGTGCAGTTTAAAGGTCTCCGGTCTACTGTATGATTCGGTCGAAACTCTTGTCAATGATTCCACATCATCCGTGTCCAATGATTGGAAAGTCGGCCTCGATATCCCTGTAcgtccctctgtctctgctgaggTGGGATATGGAGGTTCCCACTCCAAAGAGTCTACCTTCGGcatgcaaaaatcaaaacaagaccGCTACACCTTCTCTCGCCATTCTGTCCGCTGTACATTCTACAG CTACAGAGTGGCAACAAAACCTCCACTGAGTCATGACTTTGAATCAGCTGTGAACTCCCTTCCTTCATATTCATGTAAGACTGCACAATTGTATCGCAGTATGATCGACACATATGGCACACATTACATCACAAGGGTGTCTCTTGGAGGGGAAATGAAGGCAATCACTTCAATCAAGACCTGTCAGGCAACCATGAATGGCCTGTCAGCAACAGAAGTCAGTGATTGTTTGTCAGTCGAGGCCTCAGTTAGCTTTGCAGGTTCTCCCAGCATTAAGGCCATGTACAAACGCTGTcaggcaaagaagaagaagatgttaGGCTCAAACAGGAGTTTTAGCAGCACGTTTAATGAGCGTAACACAGAGATCATTGGTGGAAATATCAATGGTGCTGATATCCTCTTTGAAGGACAATCAGACCCCTCCATCTATAAAAACTGGGTCAACTCACTGAAAACCTCACCTGATGTTGTCCAATACAACATCAAGCCCCTGCACACAGTACTGCCAGGTGGTCATCGTGCCAGTGCCGGACTgaagaaggaggtggagaagtACATCAAGAAAAATGCAGTGCTGAAAAAATGCTCAGAAAGCTGTACGATTGGGCAAAGATCCAGCAGAAGGGATccttgtgcttgtgtttgcaaCAGTAATCAGAATATCAAGTCTAACTGCTGTCCTGCTGGTAAAGGTCTCGCAACATTAAGAGTCTTCAAGCTTTATGCAAAGGGTCTGTATGGTGATAAGTTCAGTCAGACAGATGGTTCAGTTGAGGTTAGATATGGTAACCAGATAAAGCGCACTGCCATTATAGCAGACAATGACAATCCAAGATGGTcagagacatttcagtttggacaAATAACCATCAGCATGAAAGACAAACTTACATTCACTGTTTATGATGAGGATACCTACTGGGACAGTGATCTGCTTGGAAAGTGTACATTTAATCTGCGTAGAGGGAAGGTGACAGACAGTTGCATGTTGGACCACGgtaccttcttcttctcctatGAAGTGAAGTGTGCGCCAAGTCTTGGTGGCAAACAGTGTCAAGAGTACATACCAACCCCCATGAGCCCCTCTCTGGCCAAGGTCTTCCACACCAGAAATGGGGTCCTTCTTGGAGAAACTAACGAGCAATGTGATgaaccagtcagtcagtcaggatGA